The following are encoded together in the Anaerohalosphaeraceae bacterium genome:
- a CDS encoding phosphoenolpyruvate carboxykinase (GTP), whose translation MTQISRFIREKLDTKSLRLLEAVNNPTLYTFIEDAVQLTEPEKICVFSGSPEDNARLRQMALHGGGELPLKTPGHTYHFDGPNDQGRDTFSTRYLLPKDMELGASLNSIDRTEGLEEVRGYLKGSMKGKTMLICFWCLGPTNSDFSISCVQITDSPYVAHSESILYRPGYEQFKKLPPDGEFFRFLHSEGETDANGCSIHWQKRRVYIDLIADTVYSVNTQYAGNTVGLKKLALRLAIQKADKEGWLAEHMFIMGVRGPRNRTTYFVGAFPSACGKTSTAMLPGQTIIGDDIAYFRKRNGRMYCANVEQGIFGIICDVNPKDDPVIYKALLSPGEVIFSNVLIADGKPYWEGMGCEIPERGINFQGEWYKGKKDAEGKEIPPSHKNARYTIRLSALDNLDPQADNPEGVPIGAVIYGGRDSDTLVPIEQAFSWTEGIITKGASIESETTAATLGQTGVRKFNLMANQDFVSIPLGRYIQNNLDFADGVQNPPPIFSVNYFLRDEKNEFLTGKLDKMVWLLWAERRAHNELDAIKTPTGWIPRYEDLVPLFQDKLDKSYAKESYEKQFTIRVDKLLEKFDRVEKIYREKVPDTPQIVYDTFETVRQRLRAARRQYGPLISPFALKG comes from the coding sequence ATGACCCAAATTAGCAGATTCATCCGAGAAAAACTGGACACAAAGAGTCTTCGTCTTCTGGAAGCTGTCAACAACCCAACCCTTTACACCTTTATTGAAGATGCCGTTCAATTAACAGAGCCGGAAAAGATTTGTGTATTCAGCGGCAGCCCCGAAGACAATGCCCGGCTGCGTCAAATGGCTCTCCACGGCGGGGGTGAACTTCCCCTGAAAACCCCCGGGCATACCTATCATTTCGACGGTCCCAATGACCAAGGCCGGGATACCTTCAGCACACGGTATCTGCTTCCGAAAGATATGGAGCTGGGGGCCAGTTTGAACTCCATTGACCGCACCGAAGGACTGGAAGAGGTCCGCGGGTACCTGAAAGGCTCGATGAAAGGCAAGACGATGCTCATCTGCTTCTGGTGCCTGGGGCCGACAAACTCCGATTTTTCGATTTCCTGTGTCCAGATTACAGATTCTCCCTATGTTGCTCACAGCGAAAGCATTCTCTATCGGCCGGGCTACGAACAGTTCAAAAAACTCCCGCCGGACGGGGAGTTCTTCCGCTTCCTTCATTCCGAAGGTGAAACGGATGCAAACGGCTGCTCGATTCATTGGCAGAAGCGCCGTGTTTATATCGATTTGATTGCCGATACCGTCTATTCCGTCAACACGCAGTACGCCGGCAACACCGTCGGACTGAAAAAACTGGCGCTGCGGCTGGCCATCCAGAAAGCGGATAAAGAGGGCTGGCTGGCGGAGCATATGTTCATTATGGGGGTCCGCGGCCCCCGGAATCGAACTACCTATTTCGTCGGGGCTTTTCCGTCCGCCTGCGGAAAGACCTCTACAGCGATGCTGCCGGGACAGACCATTATCGGCGACGATATCGCCTATTTCCGCAAGCGAAACGGCCGGATGTACTGTGCCAACGTCGAGCAGGGGATTTTCGGCATCATCTGCGATGTCAATCCCAAGGATGACCCGGTGATTTACAAGGCGCTGCTTTCACCGGGAGAAGTGATTTTCAGCAATGTCCTCATCGCCGACGGAAAACCCTACTGGGAGGGAATGGGCTGCGAGATTCCCGAACGGGGCATCAATTTTCAGGGGGAATGGTACAAAGGCAAAAAAGATGCAGAGGGCAAGGAGATTCCGCCCTCGCACAAAAACGCCCGCTACACCATCCGGCTGTCGGCACTGGATAATCTGGACCCGCAGGCCGACAACCCGGAAGGGGTGCCCATCGGGGCGGTCATTTACGGCGGACGCGACAGCGACACGCTCGTGCCGATTGAGCAGGCGTTCAGCTGGACCGAAGGGATTATCACCAAAGGCGCGTCCATCGAATCAGAGACGACGGCCGCCACGCTCGGCCAAACCGGTGTCCGCAAATTTAATCTCATGGCCAACCAGGATTTTGTGTCGATTCCTCTGGGCCGCTATATCCAGAACAATCTTGATTTTGCCGACGGCGTACAAAATCCGCCTCCGATTTTCTCCGTCAATTATTTTCTGCGGGATGAGAAGAACGAGTTTCTGACGGGCAAGCTGGACAAAATGGTCTGGCTGCTGTGGGCGGAGCGGCGGGCGCACAACGAACTGGACGCCATTAAAACCCCGACCGGGTGGATTCCACGGTATGAGGACCTGGTCCCGCTTTTCCAGGACAAGCTCGACAAGTCTTACGCCAAAGAGTCCTACGAGAAACAGTTCACCATCCGCGTGGACAAGCTGCTCGAAAAGTTTGACCGCGTGGAGAAAATCTATCGGGAGAAAGTGCCGGATACGCCGCAGATTGTTTATGACACGTTCGAAACCGTCCGACAGCGGCTCCGTGCGGCCCGCAGACAGTATGGGCCCCTCATCAGTCCCTTTGCTTTGAAGGGCTGA
- the groL gene encoding chaperonin GroEL (60 kDa chaperone family; promotes refolding of misfolded polypeptides especially under stressful conditions; forms two stacked rings of heptamers to form a barrel-shaped 14mer; ends can be capped by GroES; misfolded proteins enter the barrel where they are refolded when GroES binds), producing the protein MAAKKIAYNTEARAAIREGIRKLARAVKITLGPCGRNVIIEKSFGSPTVTKDGVTVAKEIELEDAYENMGAQMVKEVASKTSNVAGDGTTTATILAEAIFEEGLKNITAGANPIQVKRGIDKAVEAIVEELKKMSIPVESSKQIEQVATCSANHDAQIGKTLAEAMEKVGKDGVITVEEGQSLETTVELLEGMQFDKGYLSPHFITNPEERTCVLEKPYILIHEKKISSVKSLVPILEKVAKQGRPLLIIAEDVEGEALATLVVNKLRGVLQVCAVKAPGFGDRRKAMLQDIAILTGATALFEDLGIQLENVELSQLGQAKRVTVDKDTTTIVEGAGKTEDIKGRIEQIKKEIEASTSEYDIEKLQERLAKLAGGVAQINVGAATEAEMKEKKARVEDALHACRAAVEEGILPGGGVAMLRCLPALDKIQCVGDESIGVDIVRRAVFAPIKQIAYNAGLDGSIVAQKVLESKDKNFGYDAVRKEYGDMIKFGVIVPTKVERTALQNGASIASLLLTTDAVVSEIPEKKETHSHGGGY; encoded by the coding sequence ATGGCAGCCAAAAAGATAGCATACAATACGGAAGCCCGAGCGGCCATTCGCGAGGGAATTCGCAAGCTGGCCCGTGCTGTAAAGATTACGCTGGGGCCGTGCGGCCGCAACGTCATCATTGAAAAATCCTTCGGCTCTCCGACCGTAACCAAAGACGGTGTCACGGTCGCCAAAGAAATCGAACTTGAAGACGCCTATGAAAACATGGGCGCCCAGATGGTCAAGGAAGTGGCCTCCAAGACGTCCAATGTCGCCGGCGACGGAACCACCACGGCGACGATTCTGGCCGAGGCCATTTTTGAGGAGGGACTCAAGAATATCACCGCCGGCGCCAATCCCATTCAGGTAAAGCGCGGCATCGACAAGGCCGTTGAGGCGATTGTCGAGGAACTCAAGAAGATGTCGATTCCCGTCGAGTCCAGCAAGCAGATTGAGCAGGTCGCCACCTGTTCGGCCAACCATGATGCGCAAATCGGCAAGACCCTGGCGGAGGCGATGGAAAAAGTCGGCAAGGACGGCGTGATTACCGTCGAGGAAGGCCAGTCGCTGGAGACGACGGTCGAACTGCTGGAAGGAATGCAGTTTGACAAGGGGTATCTGAGCCCGCACTTTATCACCAATCCGGAAGAGCGGACCTGCGTGCTCGAGAAGCCCTATATCCTGATTCACGAAAAGAAAATCAGCTCTGTCAAGTCGCTGGTGCCGATTCTTGAAAAGGTGGCCAAGCAGGGTCGGCCGCTGCTGATTATTGCCGAGGATGTCGAGGGCGAGGCCCTGGCGACGCTGGTGGTCAACAAGCTGCGCGGCGTCCTGCAGGTCTGCGCGGTCAAGGCGCCCGGCTTCGGCGATCGGCGCAAGGCCATGCTGCAGGATATTGCCATCCTCACCGGTGCCACAGCCCTGTTTGAGGATTTGGGCATCCAGCTGGAGAATGTCGAGCTCAGCCAGCTCGGCCAGGCCAAGCGCGTCACCGTGGACAAGGACACCACGACGATTGTCGAGGGGGCCGGCAAGACCGAGGACATCAAGGGCCGCATCGAACAGATTAAGAAGGAAATCGAGGCCTCGACCAGTGAATATGATATTGAAAAGCTCCAGGAGCGGCTGGCCAAGCTGGCCGGCGGCGTTGCCCAGATTAACGTCGGGGCGGCCACCGAGGCCGAGATGAAGGAAAAGAAGGCCCGCGTGGAAGATGCGCTCCATGCCTGCCGGGCGGCCGTCGAAGAAGGCATTCTGCCGGGCGGCGGGGTCGCGATGCTGCGGTGCCTGCCGGCGCTGGATAAGATTCAGTGCGTCGGCGACGAGTCGATCGGCGTCGATATTGTCCGCCGGGCGGTCTTTGCTCCGATTAAGCAGATTGCCTACAACGCCGGACTGGACGGCTCCATCGTGGCCCAGAAGGTTCTCGAGTCCAAGGACAAGAACTTCGGTTATGATGCCGTCCGCAAGGAGTACGGCGATATGATTAAATTCGGCGTGATTGTGCCGACCAAGGTCGAGCGCACAGCCCTGCAGAACGGGGCGTCGATTGCGTCGCTGCTGCTGACCACGGATGCGGTTGTCAGCGAAATCCCCGAAAAGAAAGAAACCCATTCGCACGGCGGCGGATATTAA
- a CDS encoding TonB-dependent receptor plug domain-containing protein, with protein MDGNLFWVPPRVLPLFAALLLTTSANLSAAAAETDSDALRKKLEEVTAALNELNAQREKLLQEKEDLQIQLWGRASQEEDAEEYTESQDLFEMSIVDLMNLDVLPVGTLTKSVRRISPAAITTITKEQIWQSGAHSLNELLEIYVPGLQYSIQEWEFPHLGIRGITGDRDDKYLLLVNGRVLNERGHYGALSERDLPLLADIHHIDVIRGPGSAIYGPGAVSGVINIVTENALTFRGTEVTAKAGLIENFGSVEIKHGRKFSQDSGMYVYFGMDKYEGASPDWAPYVSGKWFTSWGDGYSVRPGRPVPFSVVNDNQAWAQSPRFKFHGQYTHGNFDFWARLTRGGLDYINPLEAYNNPAAAGWTWGPEWWQPAGQQAPSGTGYQQLTFTAKYLQELTGTFSIEYLLSYDTFRYMRRDFSNNYNRHDEDELFARALGRWTPDERHSVAFGAEVSLESFNSMSGGNFNAWRINTYDWDKEAWTTATYSGLGEWQWALTDSVTLFLGGRADKNTYTDMLYSPRAAVVYSLSPQDTLKFIAAQSVRMQNAEESRLRWLQTKDTSDAEELDNLEFRWERQHNDNLWFAFSGFASRLDIIAWDVASVSTTNVGLQKFWGLEGEFTYKKDRWNLSASHSYVTLTDFDLREGMSTYLVSGDRFTSWSDHITKVHAGYQFHPNWSLLTSARIYWGFPGAQDYARSRDTIDEGFSDAYDAAVFVNMGLRYQKEKISMGLDGTNLLGFIDRKYNRRLRVQGSCNDYRSTAPSVLLSFKYLF; from the coding sequence ATGGACGGCAATCTCTTTTGGGTTCCGCCCAGAGTGCTGCCGCTGTTTGCGGCGCTGCTGCTGACAACCTCCGCAAATCTGTCGGCTGCGGCGGCAGAGACCGACAGCGACGCTCTCCGGAAAAAACTTGAAGAAGTCACTGCCGCTCTGAATGAGCTGAATGCGCAGCGCGAAAAGCTGCTGCAGGAGAAAGAGGACCTGCAAATCCAGCTGTGGGGCCGTGCTTCGCAGGAGGAAGATGCGGAGGAATACACCGAATCGCAGGACTTGTTTGAAATGTCCATCGTGGACCTGATGAATCTGGATGTCCTGCCGGTTGGAACGCTGACCAAATCGGTACGGCGTATTTCGCCGGCGGCAATTACGACGATTACCAAAGAACAAATCTGGCAGTCCGGCGCCCACAGTCTCAACGAACTGCTGGAAATCTATGTTCCGGGGCTTCAGTACAGCATTCAGGAATGGGAATTTCCGCATCTGGGAATCCGCGGGATTACCGGCGACCGGGACGATAAATATCTGCTGCTGGTCAACGGACGTGTTCTCAACGAGCGCGGACACTACGGGGCTCTCAGCGAACGGGACCTGCCGCTGCTGGCGGACATTCATCACATCGATGTCATCCGCGGACCCGGCTCGGCTATTTACGGCCCGGGCGCTGTCTCCGGCGTGATTAATATCGTTACGGAAAACGCCCTGACCTTCCGGGGCACGGAAGTGACGGCCAAGGCAGGGCTCATCGAGAACTTCGGCTCGGTGGAAATCAAACACGGACGGAAATTCAGCCAAGACAGCGGGATGTATGTTTATTTCGGAATGGACAAATATGAGGGGGCTTCTCCGGATTGGGCACCGTACGTGTCCGGCAAATGGTTCACTTCATGGGGTGACGGGTATTCCGTCCGACCGGGAAGGCCGGTCCCGTTTTCTGTGGTCAATGACAACCAGGCGTGGGCCCAAAGCCCGCGCTTCAAATTTCACGGTCAATACACCCACGGCAACTTTGACTTCTGGGCACGGCTGACGCGGGGCGGGCTGGACTACATCAACCCGCTGGAGGCGTATAACAACCCGGCTGCCGCCGGCTGGACCTGGGGGCCGGAATGGTGGCAGCCCGCCGGACAGCAGGCCCCCTCCGGAACAGGTTATCAGCAGCTGACCTTTACCGCCAAATATCTGCAGGAGCTGACCGGCACCTTCAGCATCGAATACCTGCTCAGTTATGACACCTTCCGGTATATGCGCCGGGACTTTTCGAACAACTACAATCGCCATGATGAAGATGAACTCTTCGCCAGGGCCCTGGGCCGCTGGACGCCGGACGAGCGGCACTCGGTCGCCTTTGGCGCGGAGGTATCTCTGGAAAGTTTCAATTCCATGTCCGGCGGAAACTTCAATGCCTGGCGCATCAACACCTATGACTGGGATAAAGAGGCCTGGACGACGGCTACATACTCCGGCCTCGGCGAGTGGCAGTGGGCCCTGACGGACTCCGTAACGCTCTTTCTGGGAGGCCGAGCGGACAAAAATACTTATACGGACATGCTCTATTCTCCCCGCGCTGCCGTGGTCTACTCGCTGTCTCCGCAGGATACCCTCAAATTCATCGCTGCTCAATCGGTGCGGATGCAGAATGCCGAAGAGTCCCGCCTGCGATGGCTTCAAACAAAGGACACCAGCGATGCCGAAGAACTGGATAATCTCGAATTTCGATGGGAGCGGCAGCACAATGACAACCTCTGGTTCGCCTTCAGCGGCTTTGCCAGCCGGCTCGACATTATCGCCTGGGATGTCGCCTCGGTCTCTACAACCAATGTCGGTCTTCAGAAGTTCTGGGGACTGGAGGGAGAGTTCACTTACAAAAAAGACAGATGGAATCTCAGCGCCTCTCACAGTTATGTGACGCTGACGGATTTTGACCTTCGGGAAGGGATGAGCACCTATCTGGTCTCCGGCGACCGGTTCACCAGCTGGAGCGACCATATCACGAAAGTGCATGCCGGCTATCAGTTCCATCCCAATTGGTCTCTGCTGACTTCCGCCCGCATTTACTGGGGGTTCCCGGGTGCCCAGGACTATGCGAGGAGCCGGGACACCATCGACGAGGGGTTTTCGGATGCGTATGATGCCGCTGTCTTTGTGAATATGGGGCTGCGGTATCAGAAGGAAAAAATCAGCATGGGATTAGACGGCACCAACCTGCTCGGATTTATCGACAGGAAATACAACCGGCGTCTGCGTGTGCAGGGCAGCTGCAACGACTACCGCTCGACCGCTCCGTCCGTCCTGCTGTCATTCAAATATCTGTTTTAA
- a CDS encoding DUF1573 domain-containing protein, translated as MKRGLFGFFFILIPGIALIFGCNESMAGQADVGKTSLKQETPAAAPSPGPAPAGPAKPAETKEPKKEDKKSIDGPKILVTKEFHDFGDIGPGTYHSCTFTFKNIGNKTLKIDHVQSTCGCSVPQLEKKDYEPGESGTIEVRFHAPTTSGETKKQMYIVSNDPSNPRAQLEVRAVVDVKVQTEPTEVSLVLNKPNAGLGPIQIKSTDGKPFRITKFSSMADAITCVFDPNAAATEFTLTPQVDMDLLSKNPTGVMTIEVDHPQGGIQMVRYNALPRYEINRPRIILQNVKPGQKEQKEVVITSHYGESLKIASSSSRAGLMKIVKQEVKDNALTLTIEITAPEKEAANRRYFSDELMIRFDNSAEVEVRISGWFAN; from the coding sequence ATGAAAAGAGGACTCTTTGGATTCTTTTTTATTCTTATTCCCGGAATTGCGTTAATTTTCGGCTGCAACGAAAGCATGGCCGGCCAGGCCGATGTCGGCAAGACCTCCTTAAAACAGGAAACACCCGCCGCAGCCCCCAGTCCGGGGCCTGCACCGGCCGGACCCGCTAAGCCCGCCGAAACCAAAGAACCCAAGAAAGAAGACAAAAAATCCATCGACGGTCCCAAAATCCTCGTCACCAAAGAATTCCACGATTTCGGCGATATCGGACCGGGCACCTATCACAGCTGCACGTTTACCTTTAAGAATATCGGGAACAAAACATTAAAGATTGACCATGTCCAGAGCACTTGCGGATGCAGCGTCCCCCAGCTGGAAAAGAAAGATTATGAACCCGGAGAGTCCGGTACTATTGAAGTCAGATTTCACGCTCCCACCACCAGCGGAGAAACCAAAAAACAGATGTACATTGTCAGCAATGACCCATCCAATCCGCGGGCTCAGCTGGAGGTCCGTGCAGTCGTCGATGTAAAAGTCCAGACCGAGCCGACCGAGGTCTCGCTGGTGCTCAACAAGCCCAACGCCGGGCTGGGACCCATCCAGATTAAAAGCACGGACGGCAAACCCTTCCGTATTACCAAATTTAGTTCTATGGCGGACGCCATCACCTGTGTGTTCGACCCGAATGCCGCCGCAACAGAATTCACGCTGACTCCCCAGGTGGATATGGATCTCTTGTCCAAAAACCCAACCGGCGTAATGACCATCGAGGTGGACCACCCGCAGGGCGGCATCCAGATGGTCCGATATAATGCCCTTCCGCGATATGAAATCAACCGGCCCCGGATAATCCTCCAGAACGTCAAGCCCGGCCAGAAAGAGCAAAAAGAGGTCGTCATTACCAGCCATTACGGAGAGTCGCTGAAGATTGCCAGCTCCTCGTCCCGCGCCGGCTTAATGAAAATCGTCAAGCAGGAAGTCAAAGACAACGCACTGACCCTGACGATAGAAATCACAGCGCCGGAAAAAGAAGCGGCCAATCGTCGATACTTCTCCGATGAACTGATGATTCGATTCGACAATTCCGCGGAAGTGGAGGTCCGAATCAGCGGCTGGTTTGCGAATTAG
- the groES gene encoding co-chaperone GroES, which translates to MKIRPLADKVLIQRVEAENKTAGGIVLPDTAKEKPRRGKVIAVGEGKLLEDGKRAEMTVKKGQEVLFASYAGTEIKIDGKEYLIMDESDIMAIIES; encoded by the coding sequence ATGAAGATTCGGCCCTTAGCAGACAAGGTGCTTATCCAGAGAGTTGAAGCGGAAAACAAAACAGCCGGAGGAATTGTACTGCCGGATACGGCCAAGGAGAAACCCCGAAGAGGCAAAGTAATTGCGGTTGGAGAGGGCAAACTTCTGGAGGACGGCAAGAGGGCGGAGATGACCGTCAAGAAAGGGCAGGAAGTCCTGTTTGCCAGTTATGCGGGAACCGAAATCAAAATTGACGGCAAAGAATATCTGATTATGGACGAATCGGATATCATGGCCATTATCGAATCGTAA
- a CDS encoding MerR family transcriptional regulator: protein MTERKLFSIGQAASKAGVSRQTVQYYLMVGLLEPTERTPTGRRLFDEKAIETIRLIHHMNDTGYTLRDIREIFLEKRKNELKGQTS, encoded by the coding sequence ATGACGGAGCGTAAATTATTCAGTATTGGACAGGCGGCATCGAAAGCCGGCGTATCGAGACAGACTGTCCAGTATTATTTAATGGTGGGATTGCTGGAGCCGACGGAAAGAACGCCGACGGGCCGGCGTCTGTTTGATGAAAAGGCGATTGAGACAATTCGTCTGATTCATCATATGAACGATACTGGATATACTCTTCGGGATATCCGGGAGATTTTTCTGGAAAAACGAAAGAATGAACTAAAGGGACAGACCTCATGA
- a CDS encoding type II secretion system F family protein: MADPKIQFYHSLSTLLEAGVPILRALPTAGRILRGPWRRTVQSLEADLRQGMTLADSMAQKKRCFEPLEVELVRTGEQTGQLAEILAQLSQWREFLRQIKRTFWSGMALPIFIIHAAALVLPLPILGKAILLKEGEVADYFYSVAGILSIFYIPAALVAAVVYLTPSQGLFRKMYDSALCAVPLMGKAVINLSLSRFAKTFAMLYGAGVPIIQASEQAVRNCGNWLVQQRLKGGYMNTKKGLPMSKGFSPTVDAEFREIWLVGEETGELQESAQRLGKMYAERAETRIRAFARTFPVLIYLLITAVLGFLVIQGFLAIYGRILSQ, encoded by the coding sequence GTGGCAGACCCGAAGATTCAATTCTATCACAGTTTGTCCACACTGCTGGAGGCGGGTGTGCCGATTCTGCGAGCCCTGCCGACAGCGGGTCGAATCTTGCGCGGGCCCTGGCGGCGAACCGTGCAGTCTCTCGAAGCGGACCTCCGGCAGGGAATGACGCTGGCCGACAGTATGGCCCAAAAAAAACGCTGCTTTGAGCCCCTTGAAGTCGAGCTGGTCCGCACGGGGGAACAGACCGGACAGCTGGCGGAAATCCTGGCCCAGCTGAGTCAATGGCGGGAATTCCTCCGTCAAATTAAACGGACGTTCTGGTCCGGGATGGCCTTGCCGATCTTTATCATCCATGCGGCGGCACTGGTTTTGCCCCTTCCGATTTTGGGAAAAGCGATTCTGCTCAAAGAAGGCGAGGTGGCGGATTATTTTTATTCCGTGGCCGGAATCTTATCCATTTTTTATATTCCGGCCGCTCTGGTTGCCGCTGTTGTGTACCTGACACCCTCGCAGGGGCTTTTTCGAAAGATGTATGATTCGGCTCTCTGTGCTGTCCCGCTGATGGGGAAAGCCGTAATCAATCTGTCTCTGAGCCGCTTTGCCAAAACCTTTGCGATGCTTTACGGAGCCGGCGTGCCGATTATCCAGGCGTCCGAGCAGGCCGTGCGAAACTGCGGCAACTGGCTGGTTCAGCAGCGGTTAAAAGGGGGGTACATGAATACAAAAAAAGGACTGCCCATGAGTAAGGGGTTTTCTCCGACGGTGGATGCTGAGTTTCGCGAAATCTGGCTGGTCGGGGAAGAAACGGGAGAACTGCAGGAATCCGCCCAGCGGCTGGGGAAGATGTATGCCGAGCGGGCCGAAACGAGAATCAGGGCCTTTGCCCGAACATTCCCAGTGCTGATTTATTTGCTTATTACGGCTGTTTTAGGATTTCTGGTCATTCAGGGCTTTCTGGCTATTTACGGGAGAATCCTGTCTCAGTGA
- a CDS encoding PTS sugar transporter subunit IIA: protein MKLADLLKPECIQTGMVIEDKAIALCEIAALAKKSPLCRHISEEDILEALQERETLGSTAFGGQVAIPHCRLKSIPDFVVGAITIPEGVDFEASDRQKVRLIVFILAPEERPNAHIRLLSSISRALQNPKGVEKMVAAKDARSLRQMLIRQAGAEIPLEVSSQKSLLHVFVQDEHVFEQILGALAGLETGSLAVLSGENSRTYLSKMPLYAQFAKNENGDGSVCRVILAMIEQRLDNEIIRRIEGITGPLQECSGVMVTIQNLSYAAGSLEP, encoded by the coding sequence TTGCTCAAACCGGAGTGCATTCAGACGGGCATGGTCATTGAGGACAAGGCCATTGCTCTCTGTGAGATTGCCGCATTGGCCAAAAAAAGTCCGCTGTGCCGGCATATCTCAGAGGAAGATATTCTTGAGGCCCTGCAGGAACGCGAAACCCTCGGCTCGACGGCCTTCGGCGGACAGGTGGCGATTCCGCACTGCCGTCTGAAGTCCATCCCCGATTTTGTCGTCGGGGCGATTACTATCCCCGAAGGCGTGGATTTTGAAGCATCGGACCGACAGAAAGTCCGTCTGATTGTGTTTATTCTGGCCCCGGAGGAGCGTCCCAACGCCCATATCCGTCTGCTGTCATCCATTTCTCGGGCCCTGCAGAATCCCAAAGGCGTTGAAAAAATGGTAGCCGCCAAAGACGCCCGCTCTCTTCGGCAGATGCTCATTCGACAGGCCGGTGCTGAGATTCCGCTGGAGGTGTCCAGCCAGAAGAGTCTGCTGCACGTGTTTGTGCAGGATGAGCACGTGTTTGAACAGATTCTCGGAGCGCTGGCGGGGCTGGAAACCGGTTCTCTGGCGGTGCTGAGCGGCGAGAACAGCCGCACCTACTTGTCGAAGATGCCTCTGTATGCCCAGTTTGCCAAGAACGAAAACGGGGACGGTTCGGTGTGTCGGGTGATTCTGGCGATGATAGAGCAGCGGCTGGACAATGAAATCATTCGGCGGATTGAAGGGATTACCGGCCCCCTGCAGGAATGCAGCGGGGTGATGGTGACGATACAGAATCTGTCGTATGCGGCCGGTTCGCTCGAACCGTAA
- a CDS encoding MlaD family protein — MMDYAAQQRRRNLIVGGFVLVALCAFFWMLMVFGDLPVAVGKMRSYEVLIEFPNAPGIGRDTPVQYCGYQIGRVLKVSPPVLVTDPNGRPIGHVVKAVCLIEEQYKDIPWNVDIKLMRRGLGSSYIEFTWDPQKPLVPKYPDNPQSVYLMDRMVLSGTTGLTSEFFPPEVQKKLENLVDAIAALATNANRIIGDADNQANIRKTLAAVSEATAQARDTLKSVQQFTDVGTEQLTRVADRLDTALAEFGRVFAQLNAGQGTAGRMLTDDRLYENLVDSTLELQMALEQIKKWAAEARDRGIRIKW; from the coding sequence ATGATGGATTATGCCGCTCAGCAGCGCCGCCGCAATTTGATTGTCGGGGGGTTTGTACTGGTGGCGCTGTGTGCTTTTTTCTGGATGCTGATGGTCTTCGGGGATTTGCCGGTGGCCGTCGGCAAAATGCGCTCGTATGAAGTGCTCATCGAGTTTCCCAATGCACCGGGAATCGGTCGGGATACGCCTGTCCAGTACTGCGGCTACCAAATCGGACGCGTGCTGAAGGTCTCGCCGCCCGTGCTTGTGACCGACCCCAACGGAAGGCCGATCGGACACGTGGTTAAGGCGGTTTGTCTGATTGAGGAGCAGTACAAGGACATCCCCTGGAATGTGGACATCAAACTGATGCGCCGGGGACTGGGCAGCAGTTATATTGAGTTTACCTGGGACCCCCAAAAGCCCCTCGTTCCCAAATACCCGGACAATCCGCAGTCCGTCTATCTGATGGACCGGATGGTGCTGTCGGGCACGACGGGCCTGACGAGCGAATTTTTCCCGCCGGAGGTCCAGAAAAAGCTGGAAAATCTGGTCGATGCGATTGCGGCCCTGGCAACCAATGCCAACCGAATCATCGGAGATGCGGACAATCAGGCCAATATTCGAAAAACGCTTGCCGCCGTCAGCGAGGCCACGGCCCAGGCCCGTGATACGCTCAAATCTGTGCAGCAGTTTACGGATGTCGGCACGGAGCAGCTGACTCGGGTGGCTGATCGGCTCGACACGGCCCTGGCCGAATTCGGGCGCGTCTTTGCGCAGCTCAATGCCGGACAGGGCACCGCCGGCCGGATGCTGACGGATGACCGCCTGTATGAAAATCTGGTGGACAGCACCCTCGAACTCCAGATGGCCCTGGAGCAGATTAAAAAGTGGGCGGCGGAGGCACGCGACCGCGGTATCCGAATCAAATGGTAG